The sequence below is a genomic window from Lycium ferocissimum isolate CSIRO_LF1 chromosome 9, AGI_CSIRO_Lferr_CH_V1, whole genome shotgun sequence.
AGATGATCGTGAAGCATTAGCCTATGCATGGAGAATGAGTGAACACCCAAACATCAATCTAACCGTTATGCGTTTTCTCCCTGGAGAAACTGCGATTGAAGCAACAAGATCAAATTCCACCAACAACGGAACTGACCACCGTATACTAACAGTTGTAACAGAAGCTGATAGGGAAAAACATCTAGACGAGGAATATGTAAAAGAATTCAGGGAAAGAACAACAAATAATGAATCAATAGTTTACACAGAAAGAGTAGTAAATCATGGAGAAGAAACAGTAGCAGCAATAAGGTCTATAGATAATTCACATGACTTGTTCATAGTTGGTAGAGGACAAGGTACCGTTTCTCCGTTGACCGCAGGGTTGACTGATTGGAGTGAATGTCCTGAGCTTGGTGCCATTGGAGATCTCTTAGCTTCATCAGATTTTGAGATGACAGCTTCAGTTTTAATAGTGCAACAATATGTAGGAATGGGAACTGGAGATCCATTGGCCACTCCAGATAGTCCTAGTCAGCACTATGAACATTTTAACATTGATCAAATTAATAGCAGGTCACAAACTAGAGAACAGCATTCTAGTTTTCATTCACAACAATGAAAAGTTGGTAGGATTTTGGTCTATATCAATTTTTTCAGTAGTGGagcttctttttgttttgcatTTGCTTGTAAAATGTAAAGCTTTTATGCTTCCTACTCTATAGATCTTATCTTGATCCATTGTGTATGCTATCAAAAGAGTAAAGTGAAGATGACCAGGAAATGACTTGATTTTCCTTTGTTGTTTCTATTGTCCCGTTGGTTTCAATTTTAAACATTGCGATTATTATGAATTTGTTCCCTCGTCTAAAAACTGggcaaagaaaaagagaaggggaaAGGACACAAATGGCCACTGCCCACTGGGCCATAAATAATCCCACACGCTAATCCATTTATTCCCAAACCCAAAAATTAGCTCATAAATTATTTTCATTAGTCGCCACTAAAAGCCTAGGCGTTTTTAAATGAACagactttttgtggcgacttttAGTAGCCACTAAGGGGCTACTACAGAAAAATCAAgctttttagtggcaattaaaaAGTCGTCACTAAAGTTTaaacatcccaaaacatgtataatatgtgtatatttagtaagaaatatcccaaaaaactCTTAGgtgatttttgtatataatatgtatcatttgtgtataaaaatatgtatcatTACCTATCagtaatgtatagaaactgtataaaatatgaatcactaaggtatgtatcatttttgtatataatatgtatcatttgtgtatataatgtatattatagaatagaaaattgtatcgtttttgtatataatatgtatcatttttgtatagaaagtgtatatataattccaacatgtgtatataaactgtatcagtcttgtatagaaagtgtatcatacatataaaaaatgtatcatagaaactgtatcattgtCTTCCTTTTCTCAGACTGCTCTATCATGACTTGTTCTCTTTCTTcagtttcattttcattttgctttgaactgcttgtgcttatctgaccttttcttatgttttctcttgagccgaaggtctttcggaaacagcctccctatcttccgagagtctgcgtacactttacctcCCCAGCCCCCACattgtgagatttcactgggtatgttgttgttgttgttgtagaaactgtatcattgtgctatataatatgtatcactattgtatatgtaaaaaaaatatcatatcattattgtataatatgtgtataataaatgtataattaacgtataatttatgtataataaatgtatgattaattccagcatatgtatataagctacatcattcttgtatataaagtataTAATTAATTCcaaagatatgtatataaacaaattgtatcattcttgtatataaagtgtatatatataattccaacatatgtatataaaaatgtatcattcttgtaaatacttactaaatatacacatattatacgtattttgggatatttcttactaaatatacacatattttgggatatttcttactaaacatacacatattatacatgttttagaTATTTgacctttagtggcgacttttttaattgccactaaaaagcCTAATTTTTCTGTAGCAGCCCTTTAGTGGCGAGTCGCCacaaaagtcattttttaaGCTCTCCTGGTTTCATTGGCCgcttggcattattttgggtggTAAAACCATTTTTTAGCATTAATTTGGGCCACTTGACAAAATGGTATTAAGCCCAAATATTGGTTAAATGTTGGATTATTTTGGCTGTCAATGTCCTTTTCCCAAAAGAGAAAAGGAGAGGTTTTTGTtaagggtgtcaaatgggcgggttggaTTAAATTTGGATGGGTTAAAATGGGCTAAAAAGCATGTCATAACTCAACCCCCAATTGctactaaattttaatttatttgtttgttgttttataattttttagtaCCTAATAAAACTATTTTGTTTgccatatataacatgtcaagaGAAAAAATGTCTTTTTGAAAAGATTTCTTATAGGTCAATTTGGGCTACATATCAATCCAATTTTttaagggcaatttgcacgattaccCTTATTCGggtgtggtctttaatttttgcccctcaaattgctggtctttaatttttgtcctacGCCTAATACTCCGAGGTTTTGGATTCGAACCCCCAGGTTCGGTAAGAAAAATCGCAATGCgagtttaaataaaaattacgcctattcgggcaaaagttaggcataaggcaaacttttgcccaaaattaggcaAGGCAAACGCCCAAAACAGCTTTCTTAACCTTTTGAATGAGATAGACTTAATTTTGGGCAAATGTTAGGCCTTAAGCCAGAGGTTTCGCGAAAGTCTTAccatgagatttttttttttgtttgtttttcttgaCGAGGGTTTGAATCAGGATTCTCGgtattttcgaaaaattttaagcgaagggcaaaaattaaagaccaatgcatTTGaaggcaatccgcacaaaaaataattttttaatggactgaaatgaattgggttgaaatGGGCTACGCTAATAAATGGACGATATTGGATTCTTCAGTCTGATTCAGTTACAATTACCAGGCCAATCTTAAACATCTTAGACGGATTATGTTTCCATGAGCTATTTTTGCCACCTCTAGCTTTTGCGTTCACCGTCACCAGTCACATCTAGTTCATATTCGTCTCTCTTCTACTCGGTATATCAGAATATTAATCATCGACGAAACTTCACATGTGGACCTAATCAATTAACAAGCTTGAGGCATCATTTAGAATTGTTATCGTCAAGATTTTGTTTTGTAGTATTCTTTATTTGTTGGCATCTAATTGAACTTTCAGGGCTTGTACTTAGCCTATCTTCATGTGTCTGCATCATGTCCCTCTATTTTCCTTCAACCATTAGTTATATGCAGGGGTGTCAAATGATCGAATTAGGTTGAATTCAGGTGAATTAAAATATGTTAAGTTAATAAATGAATGGGTTATTAACTCGTTCAGACGCAACTTGGTCTGAAATGAGCTGGATCAACTCAtactaaattttaatttctttatatatttacttATAATTTGTTTAAGTAACCTAATAAAAGAATCTTTATTGTGGCTATATTAACAAatgaaacccaaaaaaaaaatgactatttCTTATGGATTAGTTTATGATTCACCTCAACTCAACTTTTAGATGAATTGAATTGGACGAGTTAAACTagacaaaataaataatacagATCATATTTTCATGAGCTAATTTTGTTATCCCTCGTAGACCTCTTACCGCTATGACAACGGGGCATTAATTAAAATTGTCATGTCATGTAACAGTATAGATCGACAAACACTTCACAATACTAGATTGTGGTCCTATACCGTATGTTATTATGCTAACAAATATTTGTGTAGTTGAATCTAGAACTTCCTTAAGATTGTGCTCTCCTTTACCAGCCATGTGTCATTTCCACAAAAGATTAAGATAAGCTGAACACGTATGGAGTACCTCTTTTGGTTTCTTATCGAAACAATTCACAGGAAGTTCACACTGACttcttattaattttaattaaataaataaaagtaactATATCAATAAGATAGGCCGAAAGTGGATAACTCTTTGCTGAGAAGCGATGGCAATAGCAAGAAATTCTAATCaggaaattgaaaaaagaaaaaagaaaaaaaaaagaaaaaaactacaCTAATAATTCCTTTTTATAAGAGGATTCAATAAGTTATATACAAAACAATTGATCTACATATGTAGTACAATTTTCTGACAAATAAGGGGATTCAATAATCCCCTTCACTAACATAGTTCTATCATTGGTAAACAAGTGAGAACGCTTTATTACTCATCGTACCAGATCTTGAGTTAATCGGACCAGTATTCATCCATTATGTAATTAATCTTGAATTTTGAACTAGTTTCATGTGCATTGGAATGTATTTGAAAGTTTGGAACTAGAACCTTTATATTAATAGAATTGAAGTATATGTTCCTTTTTCCCATTGTTTTATTTGCAAGGTAACAAGTCTAGTACTCTAGTGCCACAGTAGACAAGCTTttcaaaccctaactcttttTATCGTGTGCGGGACCTAGCTGCCGCTGCAATTACGATTTCGGTAGAATTCAATAACGTTCAAatcttatatatttatttaaatattcatTTATTATGTATAAATAATCTATTCAAAATCTAGTAAGCAAAAAAAGTTGTGATCCTGTACTGATAAATTAAAATTCCTAAATTTGCCTCTGCATCGGAAAAATCGCTCTTTGTTCGTACATGTAAAGgccaaagaaaaatattaaaaatgaatGATGAAAACGTTTTCGCTTTCACTTTAAATATAAAACCAaaggttttcaattttttgtttccCTGTTTCTCTACGGCGCTGATATATATTCTCCTTAGTTATGCTTAAAATGCAAAGCAGCGTTAGGAACTTGAAAATTAGCATGCGAAAActcaacttataaataaatactTAAATTGTTAATCCATGTCCTTATTATATTGAACATTAGGAGCGGAGCCACGTTTAATCGAAAATTTAACTATACATAATAAATGTGGAGTAAGTCGTAAGAGTAAATGTTTTTTCATATCTTAAtgtggaaaataattttttaaaattatatttttaatgatGTTATCGTGAATACAGTTTTAGAAATGAAATCTCATTGACAAATGTTGTAAGAATATATTTGGAATTGTGTTTTATTTCTAATATCAGAATTTTGTCTTTGATTGTTCATTTATTCCCCTTTTTGAATGCCCATATTGGTTAcaaaatattttgtatactCCACGGTCGAACGTTACATAAAACTCCACAACATAATAACTCACGATGAAAATGGGATCATACAACAAGAAGCAAGGCAACTAGCCTTCCTTCTAATCAATAAGAATAGACAACAAGAAGCAAGGCAACTAGCCTTCCTTCTAATCAATAAGAATAGACTACATGCAGTAACTCCTTTGAAAATAAGCAACTATATCTAAGCAGATAAAACACCAAACACACTGAAACAAGATATATGTTAAAGTGAAGAAATCTGGCTATAGCTTATGCGCATTGGAAGTTCTTGGGGACATACTTTCCACAGTTGTTGAGCAACAAGCTGAGGGAAACTGGAACATTCAGATTAATTCCCAACACATTGCCTTTAATAGCAGTGCAAAGGCAAACAGCAGCATCAAGGTCAGCAAGTCCTTTAATGAGAGAGCAACATTTAGTCTTGGCTGGGCTAGTTCCAACAAGAAGGTGCACTAAGTCATTCAACAAATTGGCACAAGCTTTTAGCTTTAGTGTGTCCTTTGGACACTTTCCCTTTGATGATGGGGTGGATGGGGTAGAGGGAGTGGAGGGTGTAGGGGTGGGGTTTGAAGTTGGTGGGCATGGGACAGAAGTGGAACTAACCATAGTGAAGAAGAGAACGTTCAATGTGAGAAGAAGAGCAATGGAGGATATAGCAAACTTAGCCATTTTTTTGAATTAGCACTTTCAAATAATTGAATGTGGCTAATTAGTAGTGAAAATGTTGTTTGCTTGGTgtttgaaatgaatgaaatgagtGGGTATTTATAGATAGATAGGATGGATGTTTTTGGctattttttgtcaattttccGGAACTAATGGAGAAAATTGAGAGGCCCGTCTGCGGGTATTGAATGTAGCACTGTAGAGAATATCAAGGCACTCTGGCAGCACAACTTGAGATAAGACTAGTTATGGATTTTAAACTTTGGATTTTTATGAATTTCGttaatcttttattgtttctttcttgaattgtCCTTCAATTCTCACGTGGGACTTGCATTATTCTGCTTGAAGGAATTAGATTTGGGTCACCCATATGGGTCAATTCGGAtccatataaatataaataataaataaatatatatttgctatatatttattttatattaaaaggaTGAAAAGACACAACTGTTAGGACTGCTCCTGAACAGGTGTCTTGTGTTTGTTAAATAGGAGAGCAACTCCTGCGTATTGTTTATTCCAAAAATACAGATAaaaacttctccttcttttttctctaaTTCCCGCAGTTCACTTCAAGATTCTAGATTCTTCCCCGAAAGCAAGAACGAACATCTTTAACTAAGATATGCGATATAGATCGCTAGGCTATTATTTCGGTGTAGTTCGTGTTTCGTAACACGTGTGATTCTATTTTATTTGGTAGTGAAACGAATTCAATGATCCTGCAAACTTGTGTTTGATTTTATTCTTCACTGCTTAATAATTTGAACACAATTTGATGCGTATAG
It includes:
- the LOC132030394 gene encoding 14 kDa proline-rich protein DC2.15-like; this encodes MAKFAISSIALLLTLNVLFFTMVSSTSVPCPPTSNPTPTPSTPSTPSTPSSKGKCPKDTLKLKACANLLNDLVHLLVGTSPAKTKCCSLIKGLADLDAAVCLCTAIKGNVLGINLNVPVSLSLLLNNCGKYVPKNFQCA